TCCTCGTCCACCTGAGCGGCGGCCTCGTCATCGTCGGGCACCTTCGGATGACGGGCGACATCGCCGTGGTGCGGAGGACGGACCCCCTCCGGCCGCACACGCGCCTCATGATCGGGTTCGACGGCGACGAGCTTCGCTTCGTCGATCAGCGGCGGTTTGGGCACGTCGAGTTGGTCGGCGCCCGGGCGCTCGACACGGTCTCGGGGCTGCGGGGGCTCGGCGTGGAGCCGCTCGACCCCGCGTTCACGCCGGCGCGCCTGCGCGCCCTGCTCCGCGGGCGGCGCGGGGCGCTCAAGGCGCTCCTGCTGCGTCAAGACCTCATCGCCGGCATCGGCAACATCTTCGCCGACGAGATCCTCTATCAGGCGCGCCTCCATCCGGCGCGGCAGATTCGCACGCTGCGGCCGCTCGAGATTGGGGCGTTCTACCGGTCGATCCGGCGCGTCCTGCGGCGGGCCGTGCGCGCGCTGTCACGCCGCCGCGGTGCCGAGGGGACGCTGCTGGCGGTTCGGGCGCCGGGGGGTGTCTGCCCCCGGTGCGGGGGTCCGTTGCGCGTCGCCCGGATC
The genomic region above belongs to bacterium and contains:
- the mutM gene encoding DNA-formamidopyrimidine glycosylase — translated: MPELPDVEALARRLRRRILRWRITRVALPDPSVVRSPRPSVFGRRLRGRSIRDVGRRGKYFLVHLSGGLVIVGHLRMTGDIAVVRRTDPLRPHTRLMIGFDGDELRFVDQRRFGHVELVGARALDTVSGLRGLGVEPLDPAFTPARLRALLRGRRGALKALLLRQDLIAGIGNIFADEILYQARLHPARQIRTLRPLEIGAFYRSIRRVLRRAVRALSRRRGAEGTLLAVRAPGGVCPRCGGPLRVARIAGRTTYFCPRCQR